ATGCGGAAGCGCTTCCTCGAGCTTCGAGAGCAGTATGCGTGTACTCTCCCCTCCCGTCTCACGCACCGCCGCACGAAGTGCCGGAATGCGCCAGGTGGGAAGGATAATGTTCAGTTCATCATTCCTGACCGAAGGCAGAACTTCAAATCCTTCCAGATCACCGAGCGCGGCCCGGAGTGCACTGTCACGATCCGCGCCAGCCATGCCTATAATCCTCGCGAGGCGGCTCTCCTCCCGAACACCATCAAGGCGCGCAGTATTGTTGAGCCTGAATTTGCCTGCCAGCGCAGTATTCAATCCATCATGAGCGGCATCTGCGTTCGTATGCATGGCGATGACATTGATATCCGCCCGCAGCAATGAGGCATACATGCTGCCGGGATATCCATCGGTACGGAGGGATTTCAGGGGATGAAAAATGACGGGATGATGCGCCACGATAAGGTTTGCTCCCCTGCGCTTCGCCTCCTCGACGACGGCAGGAGTGATATCGAGACAGACGA
The bacterium genome window above contains:
- a CDS encoding Nif3-like dinuclear metal center hexameric protein; translated protein: MYAWAPATLAWERDNIGLLVGSAEAAVTSVLVCLDITPAVVEEAKRRGANLIVAHHPVIFHPLKSLRTDGYPGSMYASLLRADINVIAMHTNADAAHDGLNTALAGKFRLNNTARLDGVREESRLARIIGMAGADRDSALRAALGDLEGFEVLPSVRNDELNIILPTWRIPALRAAVRETGGESTRILLSKLEEALPHHGIGVVGELEEEMDTDAFLQRVKQVLGCTQLRCSPFDGTRRIRRVAVSSGAGSSYVRAAVSAGADALVTGDLTHHTFLDYQHDILLVDAGHHETEKLFIDLCAEELERGSFQDKQKIDILRTQTETNPIRFV